One region of Eretmochelys imbricata isolate rEreImb1 chromosome 2, rEreImb1.hap1, whole genome shotgun sequence genomic DNA includes:
- the SLC22A13 gene encoding LOW QUALITY PROTEIN: solute carrier family 22 member 13 (The sequence of the model RefSeq protein was modified relative to this genomic sequence to represent the inferred CDS: substituted 1 base at 1 genomic stop codon), which produces MKQVAIEVYLEVQRTGIIPRDVVDSSSFQQALFKALTPEKKVKSGNILDLFLKKHLRKLTLVMNYIWFVNSLVYYGLSLNVGSFGLDIXRTQLVFGAVEIPARFGCIFLLQWFGRKKCQGFFLLLGRAVCLIITSIPKDLPVVVTTPAVIGKFAIAAALSISYVYSAELFPTIIRLTGVGLCSMSARVGGIISPLISLLDKYHPAIPMAIFGSTLVTAGILCFQRCMTKSFRITWRKLRRASGLDLPYQKSTAMLSCSSVPDMDWSQSLLIHTRCVMGTGTQLQMFQRSPYHLHPRG; this is translated from the exons ATGAAACAGGTGGCTATTGAGGTATATCTTGAAGTTCAAAGGACTGGAATcataccaagggatgtggtggattcttccaGCTTCCAGCAGGCTCTGTTCAAGGCT CTGACACCTGAGAAGAAGGTTAAGTCTGGAAATATTCTGGATCTCTTCCTCAAGAAGCACCTGAGGAAATTGACTTTAGTTATGAATTATATCTG GTTTGTGAACAGCCTGGTGTACTATGGCCTGAGCCTTAACGTGGGGAGTTTTGGCTTGGACATTTAGCGGACGCAGCTTGTGTTCGGAGCTGTTGAAATACCAGCTCGCTTCGGCTGTATCTTCCTGCTGCAGTGGTTTGGGAGGAAGAAATGCCAGGGCTTCTTTCTGCTCCTGGGCCGAGCCGTGTGTCTTATCATCACCAGCATCCCAAAAG ATTTGCCGGTGGTGGTCACGACGCCGGCTGTGATAGGGAAGTTTGCCATTGCGGCTGCTTTGTCTATCTCCTATGTGTATTCTGCAGAGCTGTTCCCCACCATCATCAG GCTGACTGGTGTGGGGTTGTGTTCAATGTCAGCCAGAGTGGGTGGCATCATCTCCCCTCTGATTAGTCTCTTGGACAAGTACCATCCTGCTATTCCTATGGCGATATTTGGAAGCACTCTAGTGACTGCAGGAATCCTCTGCTTCCAGAGATGCATGACAAAGAGCTTCAGGATCACATGGAGGAAGCTAAGGAGAGCTAGTG GTCTTGATCTACCCTATCAGAAATCTACTGCCATGCTGTCATgttcttctgtaccagatatggactggtcaCAGAGCTTGCTCATACATACCAGATGtgtaatgggaacagggacacag ctgcaaatgtttcaacgctccccctatcatctccatcccagaggctag